One genomic segment of Gossypium arboreum isolate Shixiya-1 chromosome 3, ASM2569848v2, whole genome shotgun sequence includes these proteins:
- the LOC128290554 gene encoding uncharacterized protein LOC128290554 codes for MVDKAKTDVISSLPYPTTVKEIRSFLGHTGFYRRFIRDFSKILRPLCNLLQKDKEYKFDQACKDAYDTLKQKLVSVPIVQLPNWDYPFGPMCDVSDQSIGAVIRNFAKFLRKDTMSRKKTRSSKTTPILIDEKVKERFDSIFKHQPIMPENFFNLKSNDLMVVPIPFRKKINALKWEQFGDTRSLPDDELVREFYVSLTMQEATEVIV; via the exons ATGGTCGATAAGGCCAAAACTGATGTTATCAGCTCACTTCCATACCCCACAACTGTGAAGGAAATTCGTTCCTTTCTTGGTCATACAGGTTTTTACAGACGCTTTATTAGGGATTTTTCTAAGATTTTGCGACCGCTGTGCAATCTCTTGCAAAAGGATAAAGAGTACAAATTTGATCAAGCGTGCAAAGACGCATACGACACTCTCAAACAAAAGCTTGTTTCAGTTCCTATAGTACAATTGCCAAATTGGGACTACCCTTTCGGGCCCATGTGCGATGTAAGTGACCAAAGTATAGGAGCTGTCATTAG AAACTTTGCCAAATTCTTAAGAAAAGATACCATGTCTCGCAAAAAAACTAGATCTTCAAAGACTACTCCTATTTTGATCGATGAaaaagtgaaagagagatttgattcaatcttcaagcatCAACCTATTATGCCGGAAAATTTTTTtaacttgaagagtaatgatttgatggttgttccTATACCGTTTAGAAAGaaaatcaatgctctcaagtgggaacaATTTGGTGATACTCGTTCACTTcccgatgatgaactagttcgaGAATTCTATGTTAGTTTGACTATGCAAGAGGCTACTGAGGTCATCGTTtga